The following proteins come from a genomic window of Methanocella conradii HZ254:
- a CDS encoding NifB/NifX family molybdenum-iron cluster-binding protein produces MKIGVPIVAPNGMASEVNDHFGMSEYFAILDVEGDSVKGLEVIRDSPSLKEHKTPAQLLAEHGVEVVLAGGIGPHMIEELLDRGIKIFRGAAGTVEQAFEDYKAGMLSRAKSI; encoded by the coding sequence ATGAAAATAGGGGTACCCATTGTAGCGCCAAACGGCATGGCATCCGAGGTTAACGACCACTTCGGGATGAGCGAGTACTTCGCCATCCTCGACGTGGAGGGAGACAGCGTTAAAGGCTTAGAGGTCATCAGGGACAGCCCATCGCTGAAAGAGCATAAGACGCCGGCCCAGCTGCTGGCAGAGCATGGCGTAGAGGTGGTGCTGGCAGGCGGCATCGGGCCCCACATGATAGAAGAGCTTCTCGACAGGGGCATCAAAATATTCAGGGGGGCGGCAGGCACCGTCGAGCAGGCCTTTGAGGACTACAAGGCAGGCATGCTCTCACGGGCAAAGTCAATATAA
- a CDS encoding UDP-glucose dehydrogenase family protein → MRISIIGTGYVGTVTGACFAHLGNEVICVDVDPKRVESINRGVPPIYEEGLDELLKAHAGKNLSATLDYDYAVSNSDVSFICVPTPTDESGKIDLRFVREASRSIGERLKAKDSYHVVVVKSTVVPQTTQEVVTPILEETSGKKAGLDFGVGMNPEFLREGKAVHDFMHPDRIVIGGDDPKALGIIKGLYAGYTCPILEVDTKTAEMIKYVSNAFLATKISFSNEVGNICKRLGIDTYKVMEGVGLDARISPYFLNSGLGFGGSCFPKDVKALIGKASEIDYEPILLKTVLKVNDNQPHMLMSLLKKHVPDLKDKRIAVLGLAFKNDTDDIRESRAIHVIGSLLAEGASVVAYDPMATERMKRVYPNIEYAKSADEALEGADACVIATEWAEFKKLDSFKSMRKPVVIDGRRMVDPRGKGIIYEGLCW, encoded by the coding sequence ATGAGGATAAGCATAATTGGCACGGGCTATGTGGGCACGGTCACCGGCGCATGCTTCGCACACCTCGGGAACGAGGTAATATGCGTCGACGTGGACCCGAAAAGGGTGGAGTCGATAAATAGGGGAGTCCCGCCCATCTACGAGGAGGGCCTGGACGAGCTTTTAAAAGCACATGCTGGCAAGAATTTGAGTGCGACGCTGGACTATGATTATGCCGTTAGTAATTCTGATGTTTCTTTTATTTGTGTGCCGACGCCCACGGATGAGAGCGGGAAGATAGACTTAAGGTTTGTCCGGGAGGCCAGCCGGAGCATTGGGGAGCGGCTGAAAGCTAAGGATTCTTATCATGTCGTCGTGGTTAAGAGCACGGTGGTGCCCCAGACGACCCAGGAGGTGGTCACCCCTATCTTGGAGGAGACGTCGGGGAAGAAGGCCGGCCTAGACTTCGGGGTTGGCATGAATCCGGAGTTTTTGAGGGAAGGCAAGGCCGTCCATGATTTCATGCACCCGGACCGCATCGTCATCGGGGGAGACGACCCGAAGGCCCTGGGCATCATCAAAGGCCTCTATGCGGGCTATACGTGCCCCATCCTGGAGGTCGACACGAAGACCGCCGAGATGATAAAGTACGTCTCCAACGCATTCCTCGCCACCAAGATCTCGTTCTCGAACGAGGTCGGCAACATCTGTAAGCGCTTAGGGATAGACACCTATAAGGTCATGGAGGGCGTGGGCCTGGACGCCCGCATCTCACCCTACTTCCTCAACTCGGGCCTGGGGTTCGGCGGAAGCTGCTTCCCCAAGGACGTGAAGGCTCTCATCGGAAAAGCCTCCGAGATAGACTATGAGCCCATCTTGCTTAAGACAGTACTCAAGGTAAACGATAACCAGCCTCATATGCTAATGTCTCTATTAAAAAAGCACGTGCCTGACTTGAAGGATAAGAGGATAGCGGTGCTGGGATTGGCCTTTAAGAACGATACTGACGATATAAGGGAGTCGAGGGCCATACACGTGATTGGCTCCCTTCTTGCTGAAGGCGCAAGTGTCGTGGCCTACGACCCGATGGCCACAGAACGCATGAAAAGGGTTTACCCGAACATCGAGTACGCAAAAAGCGCCGACGAAGCTCTGGAAGGCGCGGATGCCTGCGTAATCGCCACCGAGTGGGCAGAGTTCAAGAAGCTTGACAGCTTCAAGAGCATGAGGAAGCCCGTTGTGATCGATGGCCGCAGGATGGTCGACCCAAGGGGCAAGGGCATCATCTACGAAGGGCTCTGCTGGTAA
- the priL gene encoding DNA primase regulatory subunit PriL, with protein sequence MDIVTLAKYPFIQEALAYVRERGYSAEDIAIKPAYSRVRARGKRRVLEALSTANTREDVPLQPEEEMLSYPVARMLVSMLHDNYLLRRYAIWEAKRAHAFLTGEKDDVLLAVGRDFGLNARAEERGFTLHFTDYLRYSAPIRDPAWKLISRKLVKGMVYIRKDEYARLIEEAVREKIQSTTSEVPAHIAKQMKPYADEVLAELNKLKGRMSLDVGGEVSREAFPPCMKYLLSELQKGVNLPHTARFALTSFLANIGYDKDEIMELYRMAPDFREDLTRYQVEHIMGSGGTEYTSPSCKTMVTYGNCYGKDGLCGRVSHPLAYYRRAARAQSLKMPAQK encoded by the coding sequence ATGGATATCGTTACCCTGGCAAAGTACCCATTTATACAGGAAGCGCTCGCATACGTAAGGGAGCGGGGCTACTCGGCCGAGGATATCGCAATAAAGCCGGCCTACAGCCGGGTGAGGGCGAGAGGGAAAAGGCGCGTGCTGGAAGCGCTTTCAACTGCGAATACCAGGGAAGACGTGCCTCTCCAGCCTGAAGAGGAGATGCTTTCATACCCGGTAGCCAGGATGCTCGTCTCAATGCTGCATGACAATTACCTTCTGAGGCGATACGCGATATGGGAGGCCAAGAGGGCTCACGCATTTCTCACCGGAGAGAAGGATGACGTGCTGCTCGCCGTGGGCCGGGATTTCGGCTTGAATGCGAGGGCTGAGGAGAGAGGTTTTACGCTACACTTCACCGACTATCTGAGGTATTCGGCGCCCATCAGGGATCCCGCGTGGAAGCTCATCAGCCGTAAGCTCGTCAAGGGCATGGTGTATATTAGAAAGGATGAGTACGCTCGTCTTATAGAGGAGGCGGTGAGGGAAAAGATACAGTCCACCACCTCGGAAGTGCCCGCGCATATAGCGAAGCAAATGAAGCCATACGCGGACGAGGTGCTTGCCGAGCTGAATAAGCTCAAGGGCAGGATGAGCCTGGACGTTGGGGGCGAGGTGAGTCGCGAGGCGTTCCCCCCGTGCATGAAGTACCTTTTATCTGAGCTGCAGAAAGGCGTGAACCTGCCCCACACGGCGAGGTTTGCACTTACGTCTTTTCTGGCGAACATAGGCTACGATAAGGATGAGATAATGGAGCTATACAGGATGGCGCCCGATTTCAGGGAGGACTTAACCCGCTATCAGGTCGAGCATATCATGGGCTCGGGCGGCACCGAGTACACGTCGCCCTCCTGTAAGACCATGGTCACCTATGGTAATTGCTACGGTAAGGATGGCCTTTGCGGGCGCGTCAGCCACCCACTGGCATATTACCGCAGGGCGGCTCGAGCGCAAAGCCTCAAAATGCCAGCCCAAAAATAA
- a CDS encoding DHH family phosphoesterase, whose protein sequence is MSLECPSCSGKGLVIKGEKPCENCNGTGKVKSVNLIGMTEKDLKSLLSGGFCPKCKGSGKILVKEKCPDCGGTGKVPVCEICGKAVAPGQSLCESCINVRPVYKLSAACDVSDLDAGKTYLGRVANLADFGVFVSLNDQTKGLIHSSNVNRPYVPGEEVMVKVNTIKPNGNFDLIPQRVSEFKLIEVEKSLPRRKSSEVGKFVGKLVSISGEVVQIKQTSGPTIFTIADEDGVVSCAAFTEAGMRAYPEINLEEIVRVTGEIEMHNGSLQMEVLEMKKLSVADAAPIREVIERSIDARAAPAHVEFLIKSEALERLRPQMEKVARRIRRAIFKSEPIIVRHHADADGICAGVAIEKACLPLIKAQGDLDAEYHFFSRSPSKAPFYELEDVNKDIAMALEDRARFGQAMPLILLMDNGSTEEDLDAFKYAQVYGIDLMVVDHHHPDEVVDQYLQAHVNPYHVGADFGITAGMLGTELARMINPDIGEKIMHLAAVAAVGDRSEAPEREQYVGLVKDRYSEEDLKNMALALDYEQFWLRYNDGKGIVDDILDLGNEGRHKALVSLLAGQAARMISDQLEASLPHVKSVELPNGAMLHVIDVENYAHKFTFPAPGKTTGEIHDLLCKKYEGKPTVTLGYGPDFAILRSRGVQMNIPKMVRELREEVRGGGVNGGGHLVVGSIKFVEGMRKEVLEKLTQKIGRAPIG, encoded by the coding sequence ATGAGCCTCGAATGCCCGTCATGCAGCGGGAAAGGTCTTGTCATCAAGGGAGAGAAGCCATGCGAAAACTGCAACGGCACTGGCAAGGTTAAGAGCGTCAACCTCATAGGGATGACGGAGAAAGACCTGAAAAGCCTGCTCTCAGGAGGGTTCTGCCCCAAATGCAAGGGAAGCGGCAAGATACTGGTCAAGGAGAAATGTCCGGACTGCGGAGGAACGGGCAAGGTACCCGTGTGCGAGATATGCGGCAAAGCCGTAGCGCCGGGGCAGAGCCTCTGTGAAAGCTGCATAAACGTGAGGCCAGTCTATAAGCTTAGCGCCGCATGCGACGTCTCAGACCTCGACGCAGGGAAGACGTACCTTGGCAGAGTGGCCAACCTGGCTGACTTCGGAGTCTTCGTAAGCCTGAACGATCAGACCAAGGGGCTCATCCATTCGAGCAACGTGAACAGGCCATACGTCCCTGGCGAAGAGGTCATGGTCAAGGTTAACACGATAAAGCCAAACGGCAACTTCGACCTCATACCCCAGCGTGTATCAGAATTCAAGCTAATTGAAGTGGAAAAGAGCCTTCCCAGGAGAAAGTCCAGCGAGGTCGGCAAATTCGTGGGAAAACTGGTCTCCATAAGCGGCGAGGTCGTCCAGATCAAGCAGACGAGCGGGCCGACCATCTTCACAATAGCCGACGAGGACGGGGTGGTCTCCTGCGCCGCCTTCACCGAGGCCGGCATGCGCGCCTACCCCGAGATAAACCTCGAGGAAATAGTAAGGGTGACCGGGGAGATAGAGATGCATAACGGCTCGCTCCAGATGGAAGTACTGGAGATGAAGAAGCTCTCCGTGGCCGATGCCGCCCCGATAAGGGAAGTCATCGAGCGGTCCATCGACGCAAGGGCTGCCCCGGCGCACGTCGAATTTTTGATAAAGAGCGAGGCGCTGGAAAGGCTCAGGCCGCAGATGGAGAAGGTTGCAAGGCGTATCCGCCGGGCGATATTTAAGTCGGAGCCCATCATTGTCAGGCACCACGCAGACGCTGACGGCATCTGCGCGGGCGTCGCGATAGAGAAGGCCTGCCTACCATTGATTAAGGCACAGGGGGACCTGGATGCCGAGTACCACTTCTTCTCGAGGTCGCCTTCGAAGGCGCCTTTCTACGAGCTTGAGGACGTAAACAAGGACATTGCCATGGCCCTGGAAGACCGCGCCAGGTTTGGCCAGGCTATGCCGCTCATCCTTCTCATGGATAACGGCTCCACGGAGGAAGACCTGGACGCCTTTAAGTATGCGCAGGTCTATGGCATAGACCTCATGGTAGTGGACCATCACCACCCCGACGAGGTAGTCGACCAGTATCTGCAGGCCCACGTCAACCCATACCATGTGGGCGCTGACTTTGGAATAACCGCGGGAATGCTGGGCACCGAGCTTGCCCGGATGATAAACCCCGACATTGGCGAGAAGATCATGCACCTCGCCGCAGTTGCGGCGGTGGGCGACCGCTCCGAGGCGCCGGAGAGAGAGCAGTACGTGGGGCTTGTTAAGGACAGGTACAGCGAGGAAGATTTAAAGAATATGGCGCTAGCTCTGGATTATGAGCAGTTCTGGCTACGCTACAATGATGGGAAGGGCATCGTGGACGACATCCTGGACCTTGGCAATGAAGGGCGGCATAAGGCGCTGGTGAGCCTGCTCGCCGGCCAGGCTGCCAGGATGATAAGCGACCAGCTCGAGGCGTCATTGCCCCACGTGAAGAGCGTCGAGCTGCCGAATGGCGCCATGCTACACGTGATAGACGTGGAGAACTACGCGCATAAGTTCACTTTCCCCGCGCCGGGCAAGACCACGGGGGAGATTCATGATTTGCTGTGTAAGAAGTACGAAGGCAAGCCCACGGTGACGCTTGGATATGGCCCTGACTTCGCCATCCTGAGGTCGAGGGGCGTGCAGATGAACATCCCTAAGATGGTTCGTGAGCTAAGGGAAGAGGTCAGGGGCGGGGGCGTGAACGGCGGCGGCCACCTCGTGGTCGGCTCCATAAAGTTCGTCGAGGGCATGCGTAAAGAGGTTCTCGAGAAGCTCACCCAGAAGATCGGTCGCGCCCCGATAGGCTGA
- a CDS encoding HEAT repeat domain-containing protein: protein MMIESMHSKALSLPHDEMGWRRQTLAREDINARISAVKTLEMRGGRQSINLLAEALKDESYEVRESAYHAICRLGYEAMPEMVRALKDESFYARMYAALAISNMVTKEPDKKYGDDIIDALAQALLDKSIYVRRSAYDALKVLEYNKVFKSLIGSLESPDAGIRLEAIIALGRIGDKRSMKALIRALYDEDANVRKCAIIALGRIRDKKAVSLLSGALSDPDGGVRKEAAKALGSIGGPRAVSSLIQALNDMEPSVRDAAREALSRINKSEMTRSCRTLKGGGRKPGISRICVAIEEALSEYSKERQASLSSFNM from the coding sequence ATGATGATAGAGAGCATGCACAGTAAAGCTTTAAGTCTGCCTCATGATGAAATGGGATGGCGGAGGCAAACGCTGGCGCGTGAAGACATAAACGCACGTATAAGTGCCGTTAAAACGCTGGAAATGAGAGGCGGCCGGCAATCTATTAATTTACTCGCAGAAGCGCTTAAAGACGAGAGCTATGAGGTGAGAGAGTCGGCATACCATGCCATCTGCAGGCTAGGATACGAGGCAATGCCGGAAATGGTGCGGGCCTTGAAAGACGAAAGCTTTTATGCGCGAATGTACGCCGCCCTTGCCATAAGTAATATGGTGACCAAAGAGCCGGATAAAAAATATGGCGATGACATCATCGACGCGCTAGCCCAGGCCCTGCTTGATAAAAGCATCTACGTGAGGCGCTCCGCATACGATGCCCTAAAGGTGCTCGAGTATAATAAGGTATTTAAGTCGCTCATCGGCTCCCTCGAAAGCCCGGACGCCGGCATACGGCTTGAGGCCATCATCGCCCTCGGCCGGATAGGGGATAAGAGGTCCATGAAAGCTTTGATAAGGGCGCTCTACGACGAGGATGCGAACGTTAGGAAATGCGCCATCATCGCCCTCGGCCGCATAAGAGATAAAAAGGCAGTAAGCCTGCTGAGCGGCGCCCTGAGCGACCCGGATGGCGGCGTCCGGAAAGAGGCGGCGAAAGCGCTCGGCTCGATAGGAGGCCCGAGGGCGGTGTCGAGCCTGATTCAAGCCCTTAATGATATGGAGCCTTCAGTCAGGGATGCGGCGCGAGAGGCACTATCTCGTATAAATAAATCTGAGATGACCCGCTCGTGTCGCACGCTTAAAGGGGGTGGCCGAAAGCCAGGTATATCCAGGATATGCGTTGCGATTGAGGAGGCCCTTTCTGAGTACTCAAAGGAGCGTCAGGCGAGCCTCTCTTCTTTCAACATGTAG
- a CDS encoding hemerythrin domain-containing protein, whose product MDYRIPGVLKTEHEELYTGLNRAARVGGDVGDAAVLAFKSFQPHAKKEEELAFPPLDLLPSLAEKGVTTEVAGMIKVCDRLKRELHALLREHDAMRKALEEMNEAAMREQKPDYAALAKKLMHHIMLEEHVLYPAAILVGEHIKLALYGPPATIE is encoded by the coding sequence ATGGACTACAGGATACCAGGCGTTTTGAAGACGGAGCACGAGGAGCTATATACAGGGCTAAACAGAGCCGCTCGTGTTGGGGGAGACGTGGGCGATGCGGCTGTTCTCGCCTTTAAGTCGTTTCAGCCACATGCCAAGAAGGAGGAGGAGCTGGCGTTTCCTCCACTGGACCTGCTCCCATCGCTTGCCGAGAAGGGCGTGACGACGGAGGTGGCCGGCATGATAAAGGTTTGCGATAGGCTGAAAAGGGAACTGCATGCCCTTTTACGGGAGCATGATGCCATGAGAAAGGCGCTCGAGGAGATGAATGAGGCCGCCATGAGGGAGCAAAAGCCCGATTATGCGGCGCTCGCTAAAAAGCTGATGCACCACATCATGCTTGAAGAACACGTGCTGTATCCGGCCGCCATACTTGTGGGTGAGCATATAAAGCTTGCGCTTTATGGGCCGCCTGCTACAATAGAATAG
- a CDS encoding response regulator, with amino-acid sequence MVALGIADDEPDILRLFKMMLGSKGYPIAYTAMNGAEAVEMHRARPADIVIIDYNMPYMDGLEAARTILEEFPNTKVFLMTCGEDIMDLVKGLRGVTILKKPFPFKAVIEMLDRLSSR; translated from the coding sequence ATGGTTGCTCTTGGCATAGCCGACGACGAGCCTGACATATTAAGGCTTTTTAAGATGATGCTGGGGAGCAAAGGCTATCCCATCGCCTATACCGCAATGAACGGGGCCGAGGCGGTAGAAATGCACAGGGCGAGGCCTGCAGACATAGTAATAATAGACTATAACATGCCATACATGGATGGGCTTGAGGCCGCCAGGACTATCCTGGAAGAATTCCCCAATACGAAGGTATTTTTGATGACCTGCGGCGAAGACATCATGGATTTAGTTAAAGGCTTGAGGGGCGTCACCATACTAAAAAAGCCTTTTCCATTTAAGGCCGTTATCGAGATGCTGGACCGCTTGAGCTCCCGCTAG
- a CDS encoding MBL fold metallo-hydrolase codes for MEVKGIQIKFLGAAREVGRSAFLLNDKVLLDYGIKPSDPPEYPVGSPRPETVVISHGHLDHCGVVPNLMDLEPVVLATPPTKHLTRLLAEDTLEIAERCCVPPFDPVDMQVLSRRTMVLDYLEDYSTEDYTITFLDAGHIPGSALTYVEFGDDTLLYTGDIKNSDTRLLNGSKIHYPEARALLVESTYFGKEHQDRKALEERFIESIRYTLDTGGNVVIPCFAIGRTQEILMILKEHGIGCFVDGMGVDVTDMLLKQPEYLKDSGRLKAAYGNATTVKGKMRRAVLDEPSVVVTTAGMLNGGPVLYYLKQIYDDPHDKLILTGFQVEGTNGRMALDTNTVEVDGEVLPLRCKLEQYSFSAHSGDSELKAIVKHMCDKGTEKVFCVHGDNTEAFAEWVRSEIGVDAYAPRLGEEYTV; via the coding sequence GTGGAGGTAAAAGGCATTCAAATAAAATTCCTCGGGGCCGCCCGCGAGGTTGGGCGGTCCGCATTTCTATTGAATGATAAGGTGTTGCTTGACTATGGGATTAAGCCGTCAGACCCGCCCGAGTATCCTGTGGGTAGCCCGCGGCCTGAGACGGTCGTGATTTCGCATGGCCACCTTGACCATTGCGGAGTCGTTCCTAACTTGATGGACCTTGAGCCGGTCGTGCTTGCCACCCCACCCACGAAGCACCTTACCAGGCTACTGGCTGAGGATACGCTTGAGATCGCAGAGAGGTGCTGTGTCCCGCCCTTCGACCCCGTTGACATGCAGGTGTTAAGCAGGCGTACAATGGTGCTGGACTATCTAGAGGACTATTCTACGGAGGACTATACTATCACCTTTCTGGATGCGGGCCATATACCCGGTAGCGCCCTGACGTATGTTGAGTTCGGCGACGATACCCTGCTCTATACCGGCGATATCAAGAACTCGGACACGAGGCTGCTGAATGGCTCGAAGATACATTACCCCGAGGCCAGGGCCTTACTGGTGGAGAGCACCTATTTCGGAAAGGAGCACCAGGACAGGAAGGCATTAGAGGAGCGGTTTATAGAGTCGATACGTTATACGCTCGATACAGGAGGCAACGTGGTCATACCATGCTTTGCGATAGGCCGCACCCAGGAAATACTCATGATATTAAAGGAGCATGGCATAGGGTGCTTTGTGGATGGCATGGGAGTGGATGTCACAGATATGCTATTAAAGCAGCCAGAATACCTCAAGGATTCCGGCCGGCTGAAAGCAGCCTATGGCAATGCCACCACTGTTAAAGGCAAGATGAGGCGAGCCGTGCTGGATGAGCCGTCGGTCGTCGTGACGACGGCTGGCATGCTCAATGGCGGGCCTGTCCTCTACTATCTTAAGCAGATATACGATGACCCGCATGATAAGCTCATTTTGACTGGCTTTCAGGTGGAGGGCACGAACGGGCGGATGGCGCTTGATACGAACACCGTTGAGGTGGACGGCGAGGTGCTGCCATTGAGGTGTAAGCTGGAGCAGTACAGCTTTTCGGCCCATAGCGGCGACTCTGAGCTAAAGGCCATCGTGAAGCACATGTGTGATAAGGGCACGGAGAAAGTGTTTTGCGTGCATGGGGATAATACTGAGGCTTTCGCCGAATGGGTGCGGAGCGAGATAGGGGTCGATGCTTACGCCCCCAGGCTCGGGGAAGAATACACAGTCTAG
- a CDS encoding DNA-directed RNA polymerase subunit H produces MTKKFNVLEHELVPDHILLTEEETQEVLKKYGITRGQLPKIKASDVVVKQIGAKPGDVIKIIRKSLTAGRAVAYRLVIE; encoded by the coding sequence TTGACCAAGAAGTTCAACGTTCTGGAACACGAGCTGGTGCCAGACCATATCCTGTTGACTGAAGAAGAGACCCAGGAAGTACTGAAAAAATATGGAATAACAAGGGGACAGTTGCCTAAGATAAAAGCCTCCGACGTCGTGGTCAAGCAGATAGGCGCTAAGCCTGGCGACGTTATAAAGATCATCAGGAAGAGCCTGACCGCCGGCAGGGCAGTCGCTTACAGGCTCGTCATAGAGTAA
- a CDS encoding DNA-directed RNA polymerase subunit B'', whose protein sequence is MLDRRELSKAYFTRKKIAQHHIDSFNVFLDQGLQKVIDEQGYIETDIEDVERNIEPVKVKLGKIRVGNPVVREADGSVEPLFPTEARLRNITYAAELFLEMSIVRGEVEEEAIEVNIGQLPIMIGCKQCNLANLSPEEWVKNGEDPMDPGGYFIINGTERVLMTLEDLAPNKIMVEYDDRYGDQIEVAKVFSQRRGYRALVIVERGRKSILEVSFPSISGRLNLVMLMRALGLETDQDIINAVSEDPEIQKFMLENLDEAEADTVESAMEKIGKRVAAGQARDYQMKRAHYVIDRYLLPHLNPENFERIHEDDPKLKESRINKAYFLGRMAEACCELALHRRAPDDKDHYANKRLKLAGDLMEDLFRVAFNRLTRDIKYQLERANMRNRELYMITAVRADVLTERLIHPLATGNWVGGRTGVSQLMDRIDYMAMLSHLRRVISPLSRAQPHFEARDLHATQWGRICPSETPEGPNCGLVKNFAMSVELSTGIEDEESIKKILREAGVQPLGRVV, encoded by the coding sequence GTGTTAGACAGAAGAGAGTTAAGCAAGGCGTATTTTACCCGGAAAAAGATCGCACAGCATCACATTGACTCTTTTAACGTGTTTTTAGACCAGGGGCTTCAGAAGGTCATCGATGAGCAGGGCTACATCGAGACCGACATTGAGGACGTGGAGCGCAACATTGAGCCAGTGAAGGTCAAGCTGGGCAAGATACGCGTGGGGAATCCCGTGGTCCGTGAGGCTGATGGCTCGGTGGAGCCGCTATTCCCCACCGAGGCCCGATTGAGGAACATCACCTATGCGGCCGAATTGTTCTTAGAGATGAGCATAGTTAGGGGCGAGGTCGAGGAGGAGGCCATCGAGGTCAACATCGGCCAGCTCCCCATCATGATAGGCTGTAAGCAGTGTAACCTTGCGAATCTGAGCCCCGAAGAATGGGTCAAGAATGGGGAAGACCCCATGGACCCGGGCGGCTACTTTATAATTAATGGTACCGAGCGCGTCTTAATGACTCTAGAGGACCTGGCGCCTAATAAGATAATGGTGGAGTACGACGACCGCTATGGAGACCAGATAGAGGTGGCCAAGGTATTCTCCCAGAGGCGGGGCTACAGGGCGCTCGTGATAGTCGAGAGGGGGCGCAAGTCCATCCTTGAGGTGTCATTCCCATCGATATCCGGCCGCCTGAACCTTGTCATGCTCATGAGGGCGCTGGGGCTCGAGACCGACCAGGACATCATAAACGCGGTGTCCGAGGACCCAGAGATACAGAAGTTCATGCTCGAGAACCTCGATGAGGCGGAGGCGGACACCGTGGAAAGCGCCATGGAAAAGATAGGCAAGCGCGTGGCGGCGGGCCAGGCTCGGGACTACCAGATGAAGCGCGCCCACTACGTCATAGACAGGTACCTGCTGCCGCACCTTAACCCCGAAAACTTCGAGCGCATCCATGAGGACGACCCGAAGCTCAAGGAGTCCAGGATCAATAAGGCTTACTTTTTGGGCAGGATGGCCGAGGCCTGCTGCGAGCTGGCCCTCCACCGCAGGGCGCCGGATGACAAGGACCATTATGCTAATAAGAGGCTCAAGCTGGCAGGCGACCTTATGGAGGACTTGTTCAGGGTAGCGTTCAACAGGCTTACCAGAGACATCAAGTACCAGCTAGAGCGGGCGAACATGCGCAACAGGGAGCTATACATGATAACTGCGGTGAGGGCCGACGTCTTGACCGAAAGGCTCATCCACCCGCTCGCGACCGGCAACTGGGTCGGCGGAAGGACGGGCGTGTCCCAGCTTATGGACCGCATAGACTACATGGCCATGCTATCGCACCTCAGGCGTGTCATATCTCCCTTATCCAGGGCCCAGCCCCACTTCGAGGCCCGTGACCTTCACGCGACTCAGTGGGGCCGCATTTGCCCGTCGGAGACGCCAGAAGGCCCGAACTGCGGCCTGGTGAAGAACTTCGCCATGTCGGTGGAGCTGTCCACGGGCATAGAGGACGAGGAGTCGATAAAGAAGATACTGAGAGAGGCCGGCGTACAGCCTCTGGGGAGGGTGGTGTAA